The following are encoded in a window of Gymnogyps californianus isolate 813 chromosome 21, ASM1813914v2, whole genome shotgun sequence genomic DNA:
- the SPSB1 gene encoding SPRY domain-containing SOCS box protein 1 isoform X2 yields the protein MGQKVTGGIKTVDMRDPVYRPLKQELQGLDYSKPTRLDLLLDMPPVSYEVQLLHSWNNDDRSLNVFVKEDDKLIFHRHPVAQSTDAIRGKVGYTRGLHVWQITWAMRQRGTHAVVGVATADAPLHSVGYTTLVGNNHESWGWDLGRNRLYHDGKNQPSKTYPAFLEPDETFIVPDSFLVVLDMDDGTLSFIVDGQYMGVAFRGLKGKKLYPVVSAVWGHCEIRMRYLNGLDPMSAKEVCI from the exons ATGGGTCAGAAGGTCACAGGTGGGATAAAGACTGTGGATATGAGGGACCCTGTATACAGGCCACTGAAACAGGAACTCCAAGGACTCGACTACAGCAAACCCACACGTCTGGACTTGCTACTGGACATGCCTCCGGTATCATATGAAGTCCAGTTACTGCATTCATGGAACAATGATGATCGCTCGCTGAATGTATTTGTGAAAGAGGATGATAAACTCATATTTCACCGGCATCCGGTGGCTCAGAGTACAGATGCCATCAGAGGCAAAGTGGGATATACACGGGGACTGCATGTGTGGCAGATCACGTGGGCAATGAGGCAGCGAGGCACGCATGCTGTGGTCGGGGTGGCAACAGCAGATGCCCCTTTGCATTCAGTAGGGTACACGACGCTTGTAGGAAATAACCATGAATCTTGGGGATGGGACCTTGGGCGCAACAGACTGTACCATGATGGCAAGAACCAGCCAAGTAAAACCTATCCTGCCTTCTTAGAACCAGATGAAACTTTCATTGTGCCGGACTCCTTCCTGGTGGTTCTGGACATGGATGATGGGACACTGAGCTTCATTGTAGATGGGCAATACATGGGTGTTGCATTTCGGGGactcaaagggaaaaagctATATCCAGTGGTAAGCGCAGTGTGGGGACACTGTGAAATACGGATGCGCTACTTGAATGGACTTGACC CTATGAGTGCAAAAGAGGTCTGCATATAG
- the SPSB1 gene encoding SPRY domain-containing SOCS box protein 1 isoform X1, producing the protein MGQKVTGGIKTVDMRDPVYRPLKQELQGLDYSKPTRLDLLLDMPPVSYEVQLLHSWNNDDRSLNVFVKEDDKLIFHRHPVAQSTDAIRGKVGYTRGLHVWQITWAMRQRGTHAVVGVATADAPLHSVGYTTLVGNNHESWGWDLGRNRLYHDGKNQPSKTYPAFLEPDETFIVPDSFLVVLDMDDGTLSFIVDGQYMGVAFRGLKGKKLYPVVSAVWGHCEIRMRYLNGLDPEPLPLMDLCRRAVRLALGKERLNEIPALPLPASLKSYLLYQ; encoded by the exons ATGGGTCAGAAGGTCACAGGTGGGATAAAGACTGTGGATATGAGGGACCCTGTATACAGGCCACTGAAACAGGAACTCCAAGGACTCGACTACAGCAAACCCACACGTCTGGACTTGCTACTGGACATGCCTCCGGTATCATATGAAGTCCAGTTACTGCATTCATGGAACAATGATGATCGCTCGCTGAATGTATTTGTGAAAGAGGATGATAAACTCATATTTCACCGGCATCCGGTGGCTCAGAGTACAGATGCCATCAGAGGCAAAGTGGGATATACACGGGGACTGCATGTGTGGCAGATCACGTGGGCAATGAGGCAGCGAGGCACGCATGCTGTGGTCGGGGTGGCAACAGCAGATGCCCCTTTGCATTCAGTAGGGTACACGACGCTTGTAGGAAATAACCATGAATCTTGGGGATGGGACCTTGGGCGCAACAGACTGTACCATGATGGCAAGAACCAGCCAAGTAAAACCTATCCTGCCTTCTTAGAACCAGATGAAACTTTCATTGTGCCGGACTCCTTCCTGGTGGTTCTGGACATGGATGATGGGACACTGAGCTTCATTGTAGATGGGCAATACATGGGTGTTGCATTTCGGGGactcaaagggaaaaagctATATCCAGTGGTAAGCGCAGTGTGGGGACACTGTGAAATACGGATGCGCTACTTGAATGGACTTGACC CTGAACCACTGCCTTTGATGGACTTGTGTCGGCGAGCTGTGAGGCTTGCTCTGGGCAAGGAAAGACTGAATGAGATCCCTGCACTGCCACTGCCAGCCTCCCTCAAGAGTTACCTGCTCTACCAATGA